A part of Scleropages formosus chromosome 3, fSclFor1.1, whole genome shotgun sequence genomic DNA contains:
- the espnla gene encoding espin-like protein, with translation MGQQKAIWAAREGDLAVLKELAATKCFDGHITDPQGATPVHHAARAGHLDCLRFLVDTASLPGNARARNGATPAHDAAATGHLFVLQWLVEHGACSTQDRDNAGATALHLAARFGCVEVTQWLLSVGAQAAAETDCGVLPAHFAASKGDLTCLKLLVREAYGCVNRQTKIGATPLYLACQEGHLHIVEFLVKDCGADVHLRANDGMTCLHAAAHMGHHALVVWLASFTDISLSCQDREGATPLHFAASGGHHRILERLLRMGAKVIKDYWGGTPLHDAAENGELECCRVLLVHEVSPLEQDKDGFTAADLAQYNGHYECASFLLAVEKCPSAVDRSLSEVYISEEQSSGKPSGSRQPSTEPCGNSCGSPKMVIFSVSVHKAAQMGDLSVIKTEEEKKFNPDMRTFKSLKQAGITAVFTGQNKPDKMVLLPTEEANLCDIDYLVPTTDEKGRPIAEWKRQVMVRQLQARLQDEENQRRKENGNKYTKMDSWRYSQARNAILGPFGEMLTEDDLIYLEKQIENVAMQKNCEGYEEELARLAKELRTILPAPIVNLTVNTQFRKPSSDANTPLPLWCNRISGIVKSMSLLMTNLTDQSCCKMQNTELVSVFTQMPERQSSSRGRREVIEREIHEFGVSVRNLKANFESQNPTSVKESDEALLKPCMQEGNVKWTEQTSEELNEDAEVHQTSDSDPGCDEQMHEVMETTSLRKERIVVLFLGHWKKSAYSVTKGKDAGRKQSLDGLETTDMTDHTARGNAFQEFQSKKKMEHGSLSHFFKQRSTINKMISNWRNMNSSVPSRQIRRLHRQQVTYSPEQFLPRVHGATVDYDSLSLDLFMLGYFHILELDLPADERKMRHLLCFEVFDHLGRFPWETVRSFHKAVLQDIESGNREWKDGFEDIKIKFFGNAETMSESPSTTQETSLPEVKPVPKVIVQTPTPDEDTALQSGTEISSFSNEEICKYIDRSFAFWKEKEAEIFDFE, from the exons ATGGGGCAACAGAAGGCCATTTGGGCAGCTCGCGAAGGTGACCTTGCAGTCCTGAAAGAGCTGGCTGCTACCAAGTGCTTTGACGGCCACATCACGGACCCCCAGGGGGCTACACCTGTTCACCACGCTGCACGTGCCGGACATTTGGACTGCTTACGCTTTCTAGTGGACACTGCCTCTCTCCCTGGCAATGCAAGGGCCAGGAACGGAGCCACACCAGCACACGATGCTGCTGCCACAGGCCACCTGTTTGTTCTCCAGTGGCTGGTGGAACATGGAGCCTGCAGCACCCAG GACCGGGACAACGCGGGAGCCACTGCACTTCACTTAGCTGCCCGCTTTGGGTGTGTGGAAGTAACACAGTGGCTTCTGTCTGTGGGAGCCCAGGCGGCAGCGGAGACCGACTGCGGGGTGCTGCCGGCACACTTCGCTGCCTCCAAAGGGGACCTCACCTGCCTGAAGCTGTTGGTTCGGGAAGCCTATGG GTGTGTGAATCGACAGACAAAGATTGGTGCCACCCCTTTGTACTTGGCATGTCAGGAAGGCCACCTTCACATAGTGGAGTTTCTGGTGAAGGACTGTGGAGCTGATGTTCATCTGAGAGCCAACGATGGTATGACCTGTCTACATGCTGCTGCACATATGGGCCATCATGCACTGGTGGTTTGGCTG GCTTCCTTCACAGATATCAGTCTGTCCTGCCAGGACAGAGAAGGGGCAACGCcactgcattttgctgccagtgGGGGGCATCATCGCATCCTTGAACGGCTCCTGCGCATGGGGGCCAAGGTCATTAAGGACTACTGGGGTGGGACCCCACTTCACGATGCAGCAGAAAACGGGGAGCTGGAG TGCTGCCGGGTCCTGTTAGTCCATGAAGTCAGCCCTTTGGAGCAGGACAAGGATGGGTTTACAGCGGCAGACCTGGCTCAATACAACGGCCACTACGAGTGTGCCAGCTTCCTGCTAGCGGTAGAGAAATGT CCCTCGGCTGTGGACAGATCCCTTTCTGAGGTTTACATTAGTGAAGAGCAAAGCAGTGGGAAACCGTCAGGATCCAGGCAGCCTAGCACTGAACCTTGTGGAAACTCCTGTGGAAGTCCAAAAATGGTGATCTTCAGTGTTTCTGTCCACAAGGCAGCACAAATGGGGGACCTCT CTGTGATCAagacagaggaagagaaaaaatttAACCCTGATATGAGAACCTTTAAGTCTTTGAAACAAGCAGGAATAACAGCAGTCTTCACAGGACAAAAT AAACCAGACAAGATGGTACTTCTACCCACAGAGGAGGCAAATTTATGTGACATTGACTATTTGGTGCCTACCACTGATGAGAAGGGCCGACCCATCGCCGAGTGGAAGAGACAGGTGATGGTTCGTCAGCTGCAGGCTCGACTGCAGGATGAGGAGAACCAGAGGAGGAAG GAAAATGGGAACAAATATACTAAAATGGATAGCTGGAGGTACTCCCAAGCCCGAAATGCCATCCTTGGCCCTTTTGGGGagatgctgactgaggatgatctCATCTACTTGGAGaaacaaattgaaaatgttgccatgcaaaaaaactgtgaaGGATATGAAGAGGAATTAGCCCGTCTTGCCAAAGAGCTCAGAACTATCCTGCCTGCACCCATTGTTAACCTCACAGTCAACACACAGTTCAGAAAGCCCAGTTCAGATGCCAATACCCCTCTGCCTTTGTGGTGCAACCGCATATCTGGCATTGTGAAGAGCATGTCTCTGCTCATGACTAACCTTACTGACCAGTCGTgctgtaaaatgcaaaacaccGAACTTGTGTCAGTTTTCACCCAGATGCCAGAAAGACAGAGCTCATCCAGAGGAAGAAGGGAAGTGATTGAAAGAGAGATTCATGAATTTGGTGTTTCAGTGAGGAATCTAAAGGCAAACTTTGAGAGTCAGAATCCCACCTCAGTGAAAGAGAGTGATGAAGCATTACTGAAGCCATGTATGCAGGAAGGTAATGTTAAATGGACTGAGCAAACTTCTGAAGAGTTGAATGAAGATGCTGAAGTACACCAAACCAGTGATTCAGATCCAGGCTGTGACGAACAAATGCATGAAGTCATGGAAACAACCAGCCTAAGAAAAGAGCGAATCGTGGTCTTGTTTCTGGGCCACTGGAAGAAGTCAGCCTACAGTGTCACAAAAGGTAAAGATGCTGGCAGGAAACAGAGTTTAGATGGACTAGAAACAACTGACATGACTGACCATACAGCAAGAGGAAATGCATTCCAGGAATTTCAATCAAAGAAGAAAATGGAACATGGATCATTGAGCCACTTCTTTAAGCAAAGAAGCACCATAAACAAAATGATCTCTAACTGGAGGAACATGAACTCTAGTGTTCCATCCAGGCAAATTCGTCGTCTTCATCGTCAGCAGGTCACGTATTCTCCTGAGCAGTTTCTGCCTCGTGTACATGGGGCTACTGTTGATTACGATAGCTTGTCTCTGGATCTTTTTATGTTGGGATACTTCCACATCCTTGAACTTGACCTGCCAGCAGATGAAAGGAAGATGAGACATCTGCTCTGCTTCGAAGTATTTGACCACCTCGGCAGGTTCCCTTGGGAGACAGTCAGAAGCTTTCACAAGGCTGTCCTACAGGACATTGAATCCGGAAATCGAGAATGGAAGGATGGCTTTGAGGACATCAAAATCAAGTTCTTTGGAAATGCTGAAACCATGTCTGAGTCTCCTTCAACCACCCAAGAAACTTCGTTACCAGAGGTCAAACCGGTGCCGAAAGTAATTGTTCAGACACCTACCCCTGATGAGGACACTGCCTTACAAAGCGGTACAGAAATTTCTAGTTTCAGCAATGAGGAAATCTGCAAATATATAGACCGTAGCTTTGCTTtttggaaagagaaagaagctgaaatttttgattttgagtag
- the klhl30 gene encoding kelch-like protein 30 isoform X2, producing MVRNVDDLDLCLSSHPQTILEGLRSFCSHPKLIDLTLSVNGREFPCHRSVLALCSLYFRSMFCGDFVESIAAKVELHDVDPDVFSSLLDFAYTGKLTINQENVEGLIRTSSQLQFQAVRAVCSRYLQNQIDATNCLGILEFGEIHGCPEVVAKAWGFLRENFESVIHGEEFLTLEKDRLVACLSAEGLQTRDECTRVEAVLSWYITEILLKDSAVLLSRSAREVVESSCREILDLHPGALVQRSSQSPQPNLQEVLFVMGGRSLDDSDDEGDEEEEGRPQRILPRNCAFYNTKSRQWHLLPDFPNYNKWGYSVVSLNNDVYVTGGSRGSSTQTWSTTETWKYITREGKWVTVAPMLRPRTNHTSAALNGEIYVIGGNKTNKVHSMCRLRGTTMDCVEVEHYDPYSDSWSVIGPALKYVTNFTASACKGKLYLIGSCAVKYNVLTLQCYNPVIDGWSIIYSPFIPKYLSSPRSVSLDGVIYLIADNTKKVYCYDPEANMWEKVQFLHTLHENGSIVALGGKLYVTGGHWKGMEGDYWVEVEVYNCASSSWHVECFLPRLWFYSGSCSVFVDPLQWSEPFPPDET from the exons ATGGTGCGCAACGTGGATGATCTGGACTTATGCCTGTCCTCACACCCTCAAACGATCCTTGAAGGCCTCAGGTCCTTCTGCTCTCATCCCAAGTTGATCGATCTGACCCTGAGTGTGAATGGGCGTGAGTTTCCTTGCCATCGAAGTGTGCTGGCCCTCTGTAGCCTCTACTTCCGCTCCATGTTCTGTGGAGATTTTGTGGAAAGTATTGCCGCTAAGGTGGAGTTGCATGATGTGGATCCTGATGTATTCAGCAGCCTCCTTGACTTTGCCTACACTGGAAAACTGACTATCAACCAAGAGAATGTGGAGGGACTCATCCGCACCTCCAGCCAGCTGCAGTTCCAGGCTGTGCGTGCTGTCTGTAGTCGCTACCTGCAGAATCAGATTGATGCCACCAACTGCTTAGGTATCCTGGAGTTTGGGGAGATACATGGTTGCCCAGAGGTGGTTGCTAAGGCTTGGGGTTTTCTTCGGGAGAACTTTGAATCTGTGATACATGGGGAAGAATTCTTGACGCTGGAGAAGGATAGGCTTGTGGCCTGCCTGTCTGCTGAAGGCCTGCAGACTCGGGATGAGTGCACTCGTGTGGAGGCAGTGCTCTCCTGG TACATCACTGAAATTCTTCTGAAGGACAGTGCAGTCCTGTTGTCTCGCAGTGCCAGGGAGGTTGTGGAGAGCTCTTGTCGAGAG ATATTGGATTTGCATCCAGGAGCTTTAGTACAAAGAAGTTCCCAGAGTCCTCAACCAAACCTGCAAGAGGTCCTGTTTGTAATGGGAGGCCGGTCACTTGATGACTCTGATgatgaaggtgatgaggaagaagaaggcAGGCCACAAAGAATTCTTCCAAGAAACTGTGCATTCTACAACACAAAGAGCA GACAATGGCATCTGCTTCCTGATTTTCCAAATTACAACAAGTGGGGTTATTCTGTGGTCTCACTGAACAATGACGTGTATGTCACAG GAGGTTCCCGAGGCTCTAGTACTCAGACTTGGTCGACCACAGAGACCTGGAAGTACATCACTCGAGAGGGGAAGTGGGTAACAGTGGCTCCAATGCTGAGGCCCAGAACAAACCACACCTCGGCAGCACTTAACGGAGAGATTTACGTCATCGGAGGTAACAAAACAAATAAGGTCCACTCCATGTGCCGACTTAGAG GCACTACGATGGATTGCGTGGAGGTCGAACACTATGACCCCTACAGTGACAGCTGGTCTGTCATAGGTCCCGCTCTGAAATATGTGACAAACTTCACTGCCAGTGCATGCAAAGGAAAGCTCTACTTGATAGGCTCTTGCGCTGTCAAGTACAATGTACTCACTTTGCAGTGCTACAACCCTGTCATTG ATGGCTGGAGCATCATTTATTCACCTTTCATTCCCAAATATCTATCCTCTCCTCGTTCTGTCAGTTTGGATGGTGTCATTTACTTAATTGCTGATAATACCAAGAAAGTGTACTGCTATGATCCCGAGGCTAATATGTGGGAaaag GTACAGTTCCTTCACACCCTTCATGAGAATGGGAGCATAGTGGCACTAGGGGGGAAACTTTATGTAACCGGTGGGCACTGGAAGGGCATGGAAGGAGATTATTGGGTTGAGGTGGAGGTGTATAACTGTGCGTCCAGTTCGTGGCATGTTGAATGTTTTCTGCCCAGGCTATGGTTCTACAGTGGGTCATGCTCTGTCTTTGTGGACCCCTTGCAGTGGTCAGAACCATTCCCGCCAGATGAAACTTAA
- the klhl30 gene encoding kelch-like protein 30 isoform X1: MVRNVDDLDLCLSSHPQTILEGLRSFCSHPKLIDLTLSVNGREFPCHRSVLALCSLYFRSMFCGDFVESIAAKVELHDVDPDVFSSLLDFAYTGKLTINQENVEGLIRTSSQLQFQAVRAVCSRYLQNQIDATNCLGILEFGEIHGCPEVVAKAWGFLRENFESVIHGEEFLTLEKDRLVACLSAEGLQTRDECTRVEAVLSWVRHQEGSRLPCLPELLSLTHLSLLPHEYITEILLKDSAVLLSRSAREVVESSCREILDLHPGALVQRSSQSPQPNLQEVLFVMGGRSLDDSDDEGDEEEEGRPQRILPRNCAFYNTKSRQWHLLPDFPNYNKWGYSVVSLNNDVYVTGGSRGSSTQTWSTTETWKYITREGKWVTVAPMLRPRTNHTSAALNGEIYVIGGTTMDCVEVEHYDPYSDSWSVIGPALKYVTNFTASACKGKLYLIGSCAVKYNVLTLQCYNPVIDGWSIIYSPFIPKYLSSPRSVSLDGVIYLIADNTKKVYCYDPEANMWEKVQFLHTLHENGSIVALGGKLYVTGGHWKGMEGDYWVEVEVYNCASSSWHVECFLPRLWFYSGSCSVFVDPLQWSEPFPPDET, translated from the exons ATGGTGCGCAACGTGGATGATCTGGACTTATGCCTGTCCTCACACCCTCAAACGATCCTTGAAGGCCTCAGGTCCTTCTGCTCTCATCCCAAGTTGATCGATCTGACCCTGAGTGTGAATGGGCGTGAGTTTCCTTGCCATCGAAGTGTGCTGGCCCTCTGTAGCCTCTACTTCCGCTCCATGTTCTGTGGAGATTTTGTGGAAAGTATTGCCGCTAAGGTGGAGTTGCATGATGTGGATCCTGATGTATTCAGCAGCCTCCTTGACTTTGCCTACACTGGAAAACTGACTATCAACCAAGAGAATGTGGAGGGACTCATCCGCACCTCCAGCCAGCTGCAGTTCCAGGCTGTGCGTGCTGTCTGTAGTCGCTACCTGCAGAATCAGATTGATGCCACCAACTGCTTAGGTATCCTGGAGTTTGGGGAGATACATGGTTGCCCAGAGGTGGTTGCTAAGGCTTGGGGTTTTCTTCGGGAGAACTTTGAATCTGTGATACATGGGGAAGAATTCTTGACGCTGGAGAAGGATAGGCTTGTGGCCTGCCTGTCTGCTGAAGGCCTGCAGACTCGGGATGAGTGCACTCGTGTGGAGGCAGTGCTCTCCTGGGTGAGACATCAAGAAGGCTCTCGTCTGCCCTGTCTCCCAGAACTTCTCAGTCTgacacatctctctctcttgccCCATGAGTACATCACTGAAATTCTTCTGAAGGACAGTGCAGTCCTGTTGTCTCGCAGTGCCAGGGAGGTTGTGGAGAGCTCTTGTCGAGAG ATATTGGATTTGCATCCAGGAGCTTTAGTACAAAGAAGTTCCCAGAGTCCTCAACCAAACCTGCAAGAGGTCCTGTTTGTAATGGGAGGCCGGTCACTTGATGACTCTGATgatgaaggtgatgaggaagaagaaggcAGGCCACAAAGAATTCTTCCAAGAAACTGTGCATTCTACAACACAAAGAGCA GACAATGGCATCTGCTTCCTGATTTTCCAAATTACAACAAGTGGGGTTATTCTGTGGTCTCACTGAACAATGACGTGTATGTCACAG GAGGTTCCCGAGGCTCTAGTACTCAGACTTGGTCGACCACAGAGACCTGGAAGTACATCACTCGAGAGGGGAAGTGGGTAACAGTGGCTCCAATGCTGAGGCCCAGAACAAACCACACCTCGGCAGCACTTAACGGAGAGATTTACGTCATCGGAG GCACTACGATGGATTGCGTGGAGGTCGAACACTATGACCCCTACAGTGACAGCTGGTCTGTCATAGGTCCCGCTCTGAAATATGTGACAAACTTCACTGCCAGTGCATGCAAAGGAAAGCTCTACTTGATAGGCTCTTGCGCTGTCAAGTACAATGTACTCACTTTGCAGTGCTACAACCCTGTCATTG ATGGCTGGAGCATCATTTATTCACCTTTCATTCCCAAATATCTATCCTCTCCTCGTTCTGTCAGTTTGGATGGTGTCATTTACTTAATTGCTGATAATACCAAGAAAGTGTACTGCTATGATCCCGAGGCTAATATGTGGGAaaag GTACAGTTCCTTCACACCCTTCATGAGAATGGGAGCATAGTGGCACTAGGGGGGAAACTTTATGTAACCGGTGGGCACTGGAAGGGCATGGAAGGAGATTATTGGGTTGAGGTGGAGGTGTATAACTGTGCGTCCAGTTCGTGGCATGTTGAATGTTTTCTGCCCAGGCTATGGTTCTACAGTGGGTCATGCTCTGTCTTTGTGGACCCCTTGCAGTGGTCAGAACCATTCCCGCCAGATGAAACTTAA